A genomic region of Deinococcus humi contains the following coding sequences:
- a CDS encoding phage tail protein: MPDIQDPYRSYNFKIVIQGVVEGHFTQCSGLGVRVGVIRYREGGNGQVARALPGRVEYADVELKYGLTKSRELWDWLMAAVQGEVVRKNVSILMLDAQGTQEVMRWNLVNAWPSQWRGAVLDAMSQEAALEHLTLVFDTLERA, from the coding sequence ATGCCAGACATTCAGGATCCTTACCGAAGCTACAACTTCAAGATCGTCATCCAGGGTGTGGTCGAGGGTCATTTCACGCAGTGCAGCGGCCTGGGCGTGCGCGTGGGCGTGATCCGCTACCGTGAAGGTGGGAACGGCCAGGTGGCGCGCGCCCTGCCGGGCCGCGTGGAGTACGCGGATGTGGAACTGAAGTATGGTCTCACGAAGTCCCGCGAGCTGTGGGACTGGTTGATGGCTGCCGTGCAGGGCGAGGTCGTGCGCAAGAATGTCTCGATCCTGATGCTCGACGCGCAAGGCACGCAAGAGGTCATGCGCTGGAACCTCGTGAATGCTTGGCCATCGCAGTGGCGCGGTGCAGTGCTGGACGCCATGAGCCAGGAGGCTGCGCTGGAGCACCTGACGCTGGTCTTCGACACCCTGGAGCGCGCATGA
- a CDS encoding cation:proton antiporter, producing the protein MSRLLPVLPALVLGAGTALAAEAGPVHTGPPEFLLNLTLLLLVSALAAYLSFRARLVPIIGFLLAGVLAGPGALGLIRDPELISAASEIGVMLLLFTIGIEFSLERLARIARLIFLGGGLQTGLTVAAVAGALLAFGVGWQDAVFTGCLVALSSTAIVMRLLSERGETGARTGQVALGMLIFQDLAVVLMVLLIPMLAGQGGGLGGIALALAKAGGIIAFVLIAARRLVPPVLEVVARTCSTEIFLLAVVALCFGTASLTAVAGVSLALGAFLAGLLVSESRYGMQALGEILPLQVLFSAAFFLSVGLQLDPGFLLANLPAVLGAVLLIAALKAAVTTLSVRLLGERPRVALPVALLTAQVGEFSFVLAAAGTAQGLSFAGLGAQGTQVFIAATVLLMVLTPALAALAAPLVGRLPQAPSPDLQVGEPSGESHEATLPVSERVVFAGYGAHARLAARALSRAGVPYSVITRSPDGASELSGRGAPVLIADYTRAGLLRDLGLASARALVIADDDAEMTARAVSVARTVAPELPIITRAETPDDLNHLRALGARHVLTPRKEVAAGILDLLTPPEFSRAEIARHLAERPAVSLTPEQQAQCDHARAAPGPVIPEADVCLECLASGDTWVHLRTCMTCGHVGCCDSSKNRHATRHARTEAHSVIRSAEPGETWAYCYEHGWTR; encoded by the coding sequence ATGTCACGTCTGCTTCCCGTGCTGCCCGCCCTCGTGCTGGGGGCCGGGACGGCCCTCGCGGCGGAAGCTGGGCCCGTCCATACCGGACCCCCCGAGTTTCTCCTGAACCTCACCCTGCTGCTGCTGGTCTCGGCCCTGGCCGCCTACCTGTCCTTCCGAGCACGGCTGGTCCCCATCATCGGCTTCCTGCTCGCGGGTGTGCTGGCCGGGCCGGGCGCGCTGGGCCTCATCCGCGACCCCGAGTTAATCTCCGCAGCGAGCGAAATCGGCGTCATGCTGCTGCTCTTTACCATTGGGATCGAGTTCAGCCTGGAACGGCTCGCGCGGATCGCCCGGCTGATCTTCCTGGGGGGCGGCCTTCAGACCGGCCTCACGGTCGCCGCCGTCGCGGGGGCCCTGCTCGCCTTCGGTGTGGGATGGCAGGACGCCGTCTTCACCGGTTGCCTGGTCGCCCTGTCGAGCACGGCCATCGTGATGCGTCTGTTGAGCGAGCGGGGCGAGACGGGCGCGCGCACCGGGCAGGTCGCCCTAGGCATGCTGATCTTCCAGGACCTTGCGGTGGTGCTGATGGTGCTGCTGATTCCCATGCTGGCCGGGCAGGGGGGCGGGCTGGGCGGCATCGCCCTCGCCCTTGCCAAGGCGGGCGGGATCATCGCCTTCGTGCTCATTGCGGCCCGGCGCCTGGTGCCTCCCGTGCTGGAGGTCGTGGCGCGCACCTGCAGCACCGAGATCTTTTTGCTCGCGGTGGTCGCCCTATGTTTCGGCACGGCGAGCCTCACCGCAGTGGCGGGGGTAAGCCTCGCGCTGGGGGCCTTCTTGGCGGGCCTGCTGGTAAGTGAGAGCCGCTACGGGATGCAGGCGTTGGGTGAGATTCTGCCCCTTCAGGTGCTGTTCAGCGCGGCCTTTTTCCTATCGGTAGGGCTGCAACTGGACCCCGGCTTCCTGCTCGCGAACCTGCCCGCCGTACTGGGGGCGGTGCTCCTGATCGCTGCGCTCAAGGCGGCCGTGACTACCCTGAGTGTTCGACTGCTGGGCGAGCGGCCCCGGGTGGCCCTGCCGGTGGCACTCCTGACTGCGCAGGTGGGCGAGTTCTCGTTCGTGCTGGCGGCGGCGGGCACGGCCCAGGGCCTGAGCTTCGCGGGGTTGGGCGCACAGGGGACGCAAGTCTTCATCGCCGCGACCGTGCTCCTGATGGTGCTGACCCCCGCGCTGGCTGCCCTGGCCGCGCCGTTGGTGGGGCGGCTGCCACAGGCTCCCTCGCCCGACCTTCAGGTGGGGGAGCCGTCCGGGGAAAGTCATGAGGCCACGCTGCCCGTCTCGGAACGGGTGGTGTTCGCCGGGTATGGGGCGCATGCCCGCCTCGCCGCCCGGGCCCTCTCTCGTGCCGGAGTGCCGTACAGCGTCATCACCCGCAGCCCGGACGGGGCGAGCGAACTCTCGGGTCGTGGGGCCCCCGTCCTGATCGCTGACTACACCCGCGCGGGGCTGCTGCGGGACCTGGGACTCGCCTCGGCCCGCGCCCTGGTGATCGCGGACGACGACGCGGAGATGACGGCCCGGGCGGTGAGCGTGGCCCGGACGGTGGCGCCGGAACTTCCCATCATCACGCGGGCCGAGACGCCCGACGACTTGAACCACCTGAGGGCGCTGGGAGCGCGGCACGTCCTCACGCCGCGGAAGGAGGTCGCCGCCGGCATTCTGGACCTGCTCACGCCGCCCGAGTTCAGTCGGGCCGAAATCGCCCGGCACCTCGCCGAGCGTCCTGCTGTGAGCCTCACCCCCGAGCAGCAGGCGCAGTGCGACCACGCCCGCGCAGCGCCCGGGCCAGTCATTCCCGAGGCCGACGTGTGCTTGGAATGCCTCGCGTCGGGCGACACCTGGGTTCACCTGCGCACCTGCATGACCTGCGGACATGTGGGCTGCTGCGACTCCTCGAAAAACCGGCACGCCACCCGGCACGCCCGCACCGAGGCCCACTCGGTCATCCGCAGTGCCGAGCCAGGCGAGACCTGGGCGTACTGCTATGAACATGGCTGGACGCGGTAA
- a CDS encoding DUF1641 domain-containing protein, which produces MAKPLTYEPRLPTAAERLEEGAARHTDALLEALELLEVLREHGLTEGLTNVVRGGSALTGHALTALNEPGAVRSIRSLLELLRAFGGVEPVALQTVLGAVSDGVQEGARRVREKERVSTLELLGLLRDDDVNLALSALVGTLRGVGRGLRERQESGTTPEVKHL; this is translated from the coding sequence ATGGCCAAACCGCTGACTTATGAACCCAGGCTCCCGACCGCAGCCGAACGTCTGGAAGAAGGAGCGGCCCGGCACACCGACGCGCTGCTCGAAGCGCTGGAACTGCTGGAGGTGCTGCGTGAGCACGGCCTCACCGAGGGCCTGACCAACGTGGTGCGCGGCGGCAGCGCCCTGACCGGGCACGCCCTGACGGCCCTCAACGAACCTGGAGCGGTGCGCAGCATTCGCAGCTTGCTGGAACTGCTGCGGGCGTTCGGCGGTGTCGAGCCGGTCGCATTACAGACAGTACTCGGAGCGGTGAGTGACGGCGTTCAGGAGGGTGCCCGCCGGGTACGCGAAAAAGAACGGGTCAGTACCCTGGAACTGCTTGGCCTGCTTCGGGACGACGACGTGAATCTAGCGCTCAGTGCGCTCGTCGGCACATTGCGCGGTGTTGGGCGTGGGCTCCGGGAGCGTCAAGAGTCTGGAACAACCCCGGAGGTCAAGCACCTCTAG
- a CDS encoding phage baseplate assembly protein V, with the protein MTRPAALRVRLGGQPLEVWDGAVHALRVVRRLSLPAVCELVLRGPGPLPAQPGDPLGVEDAHGGPAVFTGEVSAVGVEFLAGGTREVRVRAYDPLQRLRRRQTAQVRAGQNLRSLAEELAAGLGLGVQLDVPALTRTWSAQVRQSDFDVLRRLSERSGRAFRVQGGTLDFMGPAGDGTVTTLRLGQNLLEVHVQRGADPADDAVEVRGWNALTVQAVQGRAGAGGGARQIVGVPAENDEEAQWLAQAELDWRAGAAHTCRGVSAGDPRLMPGSGVRLENLGDGLDDDFVLTEVTHRVEAGLGFVTEFSSAPPPSPAPPVPGATLGVVSQVDDPETLGRVRVTLPAQGDLESGWLHVLSLAAGPDRGLMLLPDVGDTVLVLLPAGDGSSGVVLGGLYGAAGMPDSGIEGGSTRRYTLRTAAGQQVVLDAAAGVLRLEDGQGSAVELTPEGLRVHACKRLVLEAPGQEVLIRGERINFERA; encoded by the coding sequence ATGACGAGGCCGGCGGCCCTGCGCGTGCGGCTGGGCGGGCAGCCGCTGGAGGTCTGGGACGGCGCGGTGCATGCGCTGCGGGTCGTGCGGCGCCTGTCACTGCCGGCGGTCTGCGAACTGGTGCTGCGCGGGCCGGGCCCGCTGCCCGCGCAGCCCGGCGACCCGTTGGGGGTCGAGGACGCGCACGGCGGGCCGGCGGTGTTCACGGGCGAGGTTTCGGCCGTGGGTGTGGAATTCCTGGCGGGCGGCACGCGGGAGGTGCGCGTGCGCGCCTATGACCCGCTCCAGCGCCTGCGCCGCCGCCAGACCGCTCAGGTGCGCGCCGGCCAGAACCTGCGCTCCCTCGCGGAGGAACTCGCTGCCGGGCTGGGGCTGGGCGTGCAGCTCGACGTGCCGGCCCTGACCCGGACGTGGAGCGCGCAGGTGCGGCAGTCGGACTTCGACGTGCTGCGGCGCCTCAGTGAACGCAGCGGCCGGGCCTTCCGGGTGCAGGGCGGAACCCTCGACTTCATGGGGCCGGCCGGGGACGGCACCGTGACCACGCTGCGGCTGGGCCAGAACCTGCTGGAGGTGCACGTGCAACGGGGCGCCGATCCCGCCGACGACGCCGTGGAGGTGCGCGGTTGGAACGCCCTGACCGTCCAGGCTGTGCAGGGCCGCGCCGGGGCCGGTGGAGGTGCGCGCCAGATCGTGGGCGTGCCGGCCGAGAATGACGAGGAGGCGCAGTGGCTGGCCCAGGCCGAACTGGACTGGCGTGCGGGTGCCGCACACACCTGCCGGGGCGTGAGTGCGGGCGACCCGCGCCTGATGCCGGGCAGCGGCGTACGCCTGGAGAATCTGGGCGACGGCCTGGACGATGACTTCGTCCTGACCGAGGTCACGCACCGCGTCGAGGCGGGACTGGGCTTCGTCACCGAGTTCAGCAGCGCGCCCCCGCCGTCGCCCGCCCCGCCAGTGCCGGGCGCGACCCTGGGCGTGGTGTCGCAGGTGGACGACCCCGAGACGCTCGGGCGGGTGCGCGTGACGCTGCCCGCCCAGGGCGACCTGGAGAGCGGGTGGCTCCATGTGCTGAGCCTCGCTGCCGGACCAGATCGGGGCTTGATGCTCCTGCCGGACGTGGGCGACACAGTGCTGGTGCTGCTGCCCGCCGGCGACGGCAGTTCCGGGGTGGTGCTGGGCGGCCTGTACGGTGCGGCGGGCATGCCCGACAGCGGCATCGAGGGCGGGTCCACCCGGCGCTACACACTGCGCACGGCGGCCGGGCAGCAGGTCGTGCTGGACGCGGCGGCCGGAGTGCTGCGCCTGGAGGACGGCCAAGGCAGTGCTGTGGAGCTCACGCCGGAGGGCCTGCGGGTGCACGCCTGCAAGCGTCTGGTGCTGGAAGCGCCGGGGCAGGAAGTCCTGATCCGGGGCGAGCGCATCAACTTCGAGAGGGCATGA
- a CDS encoding MFS transporter, which yields MSAPRREIPLHIVGAVALALQGIYISSYGPSYPQLLKHFDLSQAEVGLIASANFLGSTLAVLSATWLIGRLGTRRVLMIAPLLLALGASGIGLAPSWSLALLFALIAGAGAGGVTSGINISLASLPDRSAPILNAVNAMFGLGCVLGPLLVALLPGGAVRWPFIVVGGLAFVVLACARQLPRVTPASPPRDTAVRAKRGITLFTVLLVLYVMTEVGAGSWMTTHLAPGLGARTAAALASGFWLAFMLGRFAGAPLAGRFPPQILVPGAALVAVLATGLAALPGLQVLAYVLLGFVLGPIFPTTVAWYGQHLTPRRLPIALAGGSLGAVMVQPLMGAVVNSFGVSAIPVTLVTLACCTLALSMWVRWFQGGVEADTATT from the coding sequence ATGTCAGCCCCCCGCCGAGAAATTCCGCTTCACATCGTCGGTGCCGTGGCTCTGGCCCTCCAGGGCATCTACATCTCCTCGTACGGCCCGTCGTATCCCCAGCTCCTCAAGCACTTCGACCTCTCCCAGGCGGAGGTCGGCCTGATCGCCAGCGCCAATTTTCTCGGGTCCACCCTCGCCGTCCTAAGCGCGACGTGGCTGATCGGGCGTCTGGGCACGCGGCGCGTCCTGATGATCGCGCCGCTCCTCCTCGCGCTGGGGGCCAGCGGGATCGGCCTCGCCCCCAGCTGGAGCCTTGCCCTGCTGTTCGCCCTCATTGCCGGGGCCGGGGCGGGAGGGGTCACCAGCGGCATCAACATCTCGCTGGCCAGCCTGCCCGACCGTTCCGCGCCCATCCTCAATGCCGTCAACGCCATGTTCGGGCTGGGGTGCGTCCTCGGGCCGCTCCTGGTCGCGCTGCTTCCCGGTGGCGCCGTCCGCTGGCCGTTCATCGTGGTCGGCGGGCTGGCCTTCGTCGTCCTCGCCTGTGCCCGCCAGCTTCCCAGGGTCACGCCGGCCTCACCTCCCCGGGACACGGCGGTCCGGGCGAAGCGCGGCATCACCCTGTTCACGGTGCTGCTCGTCCTGTACGTGATGACCGAGGTCGGGGCGGGAAGCTGGATGACCACCCACCTCGCCCCGGGGCTGGGCGCGAGGACCGCCGCCGCGCTGGCCAGCGGCTTCTGGCTGGCCTTCATGCTGGGCCGTTTCGCCGGGGCCCCACTGGCCGGGCGCTTCCCACCCCAGATCCTGGTTCCGGGAGCGGCTCTCGTGGCGGTCCTGGCGACCGGACTCGCGGCCCTGCCGGGCCTCCAGGTGCTCGCCTACGTCCTGTTGGGCTTCGTCCTGGGTCCGATCTTTCCCACGACCGTGGCCTGGTACGGGCAGCACCTCACGCCCCGGCGGCTCCCCATCGCTCTGGCCGGGGGCTCCCTCGGTGCGGTGATGGTGCAACCCCTGATGGGCGCCGTGGTGAACAGCTTCGGCGTCTCGGCCATCCCCGTCACGTTGGTGACGCTCGCCTGCTGCACGCTGGCCCTCTCAATGTGGGTCCGCTGGTTCCAGGGGGGAGTTGAGGCCGACACGGCGACGACCTGA
- a CDS encoding phage tail sheath family protein, with protein sequence MPNYLAPDVYVEEVPGGPRPIEAVGTSTAAFIGVAPDAGALSQDIRAVTNWSEFRRVYAAGGQAATDLSQAVFGFFQNGGQRCYVVNTGPARDLGSALNLVAQRDDVAIVAAPGFTDAASYDALLTHCETLGDRVAILDAPHDVPDVMALTQVARPFLAARVGEGATAGEDSARAAPGELRGLRPRQSDDGYGAVYFPWLRVRDPGNPAELIDVPPSGHMAGIWARTDATRGVHKAPANEAVRGALDLSYHLTRAEQEQLNSHGVNCVRFFSNEGVRVWGARTVADSASEFRYLNVRRLFNMIKESIALSTRWIVFEPNDETLWKSIRRDVNAFLLRLWRDGALMGRTPQEAFFVKCDRETNPPEVIDAGQVVTLIGVAPVKPAEFIVFRLSQMDQRSDTEGRGE encoded by the coding sequence ATGCCGAATTACCTTGCGCCGGATGTCTATGTCGAGGAAGTGCCAGGTGGCCCACGGCCCATTGAGGCGGTGGGGACGAGCACCGCCGCCTTCATCGGCGTCGCGCCAGATGCCGGAGCGCTGTCGCAGGATATCCGCGCGGTCACGAACTGGTCTGAATTCCGGCGCGTATACGCCGCTGGGGGGCAGGCGGCCACCGATTTGTCGCAGGCTGTATTCGGCTTCTTCCAAAACGGCGGACAGCGCTGCTACGTGGTGAATACTGGCCCGGCGCGCGACCTGGGGTCGGCCCTGAACCTCGTTGCCCAGCGCGACGATGTAGCGATCGTGGCGGCGCCAGGCTTCACCGACGCGGCCAGTTACGACGCCCTGCTGACCCACTGCGAGACGTTGGGCGACCGCGTGGCCATTCTGGACGCCCCACACGACGTGCCTGACGTGATGGCCCTGACCCAGGTGGCCCGCCCATTCCTGGCGGCCCGGGTGGGAGAGGGCGCGACGGCTGGAGAGGACAGCGCGCGGGCCGCGCCCGGTGAGCTGCGCGGGCTGCGGCCCCGGCAGTCCGACGACGGCTACGGCGCGGTGTACTTCCCATGGCTGCGGGTGCGTGATCCGGGCAATCCGGCCGAGCTGATCGACGTCCCGCCGAGTGGCCATATGGCGGGCATCTGGGCACGCACCGACGCCACGCGCGGCGTCCACAAGGCCCCGGCCAACGAGGCGGTACGTGGGGCGCTGGATCTGAGCTACCACCTCACGCGGGCCGAGCAGGAGCAGCTGAACAGCCACGGCGTGAACTGCGTGCGCTTCTTCTCCAATGAGGGCGTGCGGGTGTGGGGGGCGCGCACGGTCGCCGACAGTGCCAGCGAGTTCCGCTATCTGAACGTCCGGCGGCTTTTCAACATGATCAAGGAGTCCATTGCCCTGAGCACGCGCTGGATCGTGTTCGAGCCGAACGACGAGACGCTGTGGAAGTCGATCCGCCGCGACGTCAATGCCTTCCTGCTGCGGCTGTGGCGGGATGGAGCGCTCATGGGCCGCACGCCGCAGGAGGCGTTCTTCGTCAAGTGCGACCGTGAGACCAACCCGCCGGAGGTGATCGACGCCGGGCAGGTGGTCACGCTGATCGGCGTGGCCCCAGTGAAGCCAGCGGAGTTCATCGTGTTCCGCCTCAGCCAGATGGATCAGCGCAGCGACACTGAAGGACGGGGTGAGTGA
- a CDS encoding GPW/gp25 family protein: protein MTAPDQGWHFVHPDLDVGEASADGPGLRLAPGGGVQMARGAALVRQALLLLISTQPGERVMRPGYGCHLPRLMFAPNDDTTAGLAIHYVRQAIERWEPRAQILYLDAGRDPDAAQVLRVTLRYRVRATLHEDELQLRLNLAGGT, encoded by the coding sequence ATGACCGCGCCGGATCAGGGCTGGCACTTTGTGCATCCGGATCTGGACGTCGGCGAGGCGAGCGCGGACGGGCCGGGGCTGCGGCTGGCGCCGGGCGGAGGCGTGCAGATGGCCCGCGGCGCGGCGCTGGTGCGCCAGGCTCTGCTGCTGCTGATCTCCACCCAGCCCGGCGAGCGGGTCATGCGGCCCGGCTACGGCTGCCATCTGCCCCGGCTGATGTTCGCGCCGAACGACGACACGACTGCCGGGCTGGCCATCCATTACGTCCGGCAGGCCATCGAGCGCTGGGAGCCGCGCGCCCAGATCCTGTACCTGGACGCCGGCCGCGATCCCGACGCGGCGCAGGTGCTGCGCGTGACCCTGCGCTACCGCGTGCGCGCGACCCTGCACGAGGACGAACTCCAGCTGCGGCTGAACCTGGCGGGAGGGACGTGA
- a CDS encoding aldo/keto reductase yields MTISHLPTLLLPGGLCVPVLGQGTWNMGDDPARRGEELRALQTGLDLGLTLIDTAEMYGNGNSEHLVGEAIRGRRDEVLLVSKVLPSHASRQGTVEACHASLRRLGTDSLDLYLLHWRGRVPLAETVEALESLRHSGDIRAWGVSNFDPDDLLELARVPGGDQVATNQVLYNLTRRGIEFDLLPQSQQRGLPIMAYSPVEQGRLAGNAALRMVAVRHGVSELQVALAWVLRQPGVIAIPKAAQVSHVRENHAALDLKLTEDDLVALDQAFPPPRQAQALEML; encoded by the coding sequence ATGACCATATCTCACCTTCCCACCCTTCTCCTGCCAGGCGGCCTCTGCGTCCCCGTGCTGGGTCAAGGCACCTGGAACATGGGTGATGATCCTGCCCGTAGGGGCGAGGAATTGCGTGCGCTTCAGACCGGCCTCGACCTGGGTCTGACCCTGATCGACACCGCCGAGATGTACGGCAACGGGAATTCGGAGCACTTGGTCGGTGAAGCGATCCGAGGTCGCCGCGACGAGGTGCTGTTGGTGAGCAAAGTGCTGCCGAGTCATGCCTCGCGTCAGGGTACAGTTGAGGCCTGTCACGCCAGCCTGCGCCGACTGGGAACGGATTCCCTCGACCTGTATCTGCTGCACTGGCGCGGACGTGTGCCGCTGGCCGAGACTGTGGAAGCTCTGGAATCACTACGCCACTCAGGTGACATTCGGGCTTGGGGCGTGAGCAACTTCGATCCCGACGACCTGCTTGAGCTGGCCAGGGTGCCAGGGGGTGACCAGGTCGCCACCAATCAGGTGCTGTACAACCTCACACGCCGGGGAATCGAGTTTGACCTGCTGCCGCAATCGCAGCAGCGGGGCCTACCGATCATGGCTTACTCCCCCGTCGAGCAGGGTCGCCTCGCCGGCAATGCGGCGCTGCGGATGGTTGCGGTCCGTCACGGTGTCAGTGAGCTTCAGGTTGCCCTGGCCTGGGTTCTCCGCCAGCCCGGCGTGATCGCCATCCCAAAGGCGGCGCAGGTTTCCCACGTTCGCGAGAACCACGCTGCCCTGGACTTGAAGTTGACTGAGGACGATCTGGTGGCGCTTGACCAGGCTTTTCCACCACCTCGTCAGGCTCAGGCACTGGAGATGCTGTGA